The Tautonia plasticadhaerens nucleotide sequence ACTTCTTCGGCGCCGCCATCGCCCTGATCAGCTGCCACCGGGGCTTCAACTGCTCGGCCGGGGCCGAGGGGGTGGGCAAGGCGGCCACCGAGGCGTTCGTCACCTCCTTCGTGGCGATCCTCTTCCTGGATTTCTGCCTCGGCCTGATGTGGAACAAGCTCTACGTGGCGATCTGGCCCAACTCCGGGACGCTGATCTGATGGACGCCCCCCAGGCTGCCCCCGCCCCCGGGCCCGCGGGCCCGGCCGAGCCCCCCCGGCCGATCGTCGAGCTGGCGGGGATCGGCATGGAGTTCCGCCAGCATCCGGTGCTCCGGGGCGTGTCGATCGCCGTGCCCAAGGGGCAGACGCTCTGCGTCATCGGCGAGAGCGGCTGCGGCAAGACCGTCCTGCTGAAGCTGATGATCGGCCTGCTCCGCCCCACCCGGGGGGCCGTCCGCTTCGACGACAACGACCTGGGGACGCTCGACACCTACGAGCTGAACCAGGTCCGGCTGCGGTTCGGGTTCCTCTTCCAGATGGCGGCCCTGTTCGACAGCCTCTCCATCTACGACAACGTCGCCTTCGGCCCCCGGGAGCACCGGCTCTACGACGAGTCGATGCTCCGGCGGGTCGTCCTGGAACGGCTCCGGGAGGTCGGCCTGCCGCCGGGGATCGAGGCCAAGAAGCCGGCCGAGCTGTCCGGCGGCCAGCGCAAGCGGGTCGGCCTGGCCCGGGCGCTGGCCACCGACCCGGAGGTCATGCTCTACGACGAGCCGACCACGGGCCTGGACCCGATCATGAGCGACGTGATCAACGAGCTGATCCTGCAGACCCAGCGGACCAAGCACACCACCGGCATCGTGGTCACCCACGACATGAAGACCGTGACGAAGGTGGCCGACCGCGTGGTCATGCTCTACCCCCTCTCCCGGCTCCGCCCCGACGAGCCCCAGATCCTCTTCGACGGCCCCCCCGACGCCCTGGAAGACCACCCCGACCCCCGGGTCCGCCAGTTCGTCCGGGGCGAGGCCGGCGAGCGCCTCAGCGAGCTTCGGGGGTGACGGTCCCCCGCCGGGCCGCCGAGGGCGATCGGCCGTCCCGATCAGCCCGAGGCGCGGGCCGGCGCGAGGGCCGGTCGGCGGCGACGGGTCAGGCCCGCGGCCACCCCGAGGGCCCCCAGGACGACCATCCCCATCGATGAGGGCTCGGGGACGACGTTGACCGCGATGCGATCGAACTGGTGGAGCCCGAGGATCCGGCCCGGGTTGTTCGGGTCCGGCACGCCGAAGGCCGGCTGCTCCCAGGTCACGGCCGCGAGGCCCGTGAAGGCCCCCGAGAATGCGAAGGTCCGGAAGAAGAAGCCCTCCTGGTCCACCGAGAACGTCTGCGAGACCGTCCCGCCGCCGGCGAGGATCCCCGTGAACGTCACCTCGGGGAAGCTGACGCCCGCCGACGGGTCGTTGAACTGGAACTCCCGCGCCAGGTCGATGGAGACGAGCTCGAAGGGGAGGCCGTCTTCGTGGGTGAGCGTGACGAGCCCCGGTCCGAATGGGGCCAGCGACGTCGTGATCATCCCCGAGCCCTCCGACGTCTCCGGGGTGAGGCTGGACGTCGCCCCCGCACCGCGCGCCTGGAAGTCGCCGGCCAAGAAGAACCCCGACCCGGGATCCTCATAGAGTCCGAAGACGTTCGCCGTCCCGTCCGGCCCGAGCGCGATGTCGTCGAACGTCAGGACGGACGCCGACGAGGGGGTCGAGGCCAGGCCCAGCAGGGCGAGGGCCAGGGCCAGCGGCAGGCCCCGTCGGGTTCGAGGCGTGCGGAGACTCAGAGACATCCGGTCGGTCCTCCCGTATCATAATGCCATCCGCCCGCACGGCGGGCCACGCGGCCGACGATCACGGGCCCCGACAGCCTACTCCGACGCCGATCAGCCCGGCAAGTCGCGTCACGGCCGCGTGTTGTGCCCCAGCAACGCGGCGAGCGCGTCGGCCCCCGAGCGTCGCCGGCAGGCCCCGCCCGGGTCCCTCGCGGCCGGAGGGGCCTGGGAATGCCCCCGGCTGGCCTGGCCAGCGGGGCTGGTCCCGGATTAGGCTCGGGGGCCGGCCGGGCGCCCCCGGCGGCGCCGGAATTCTCGGAGCCCCCGGGCCGGGACCGGGCATGATGGGATGACGAAACCGGCCGGGCCGGGACGACCGGCCCGCTCCCCCCCGGGCGACGAGCGCGACACCGAGAGTCGAGACGAGAGGGCCGGACATGAACGAACGCGTGATGCAGTTCCGGATCGGCATGTTCGTCATCGTCACGGGCATGGTGCTGACGATGCTGATCGTCTGGTTCGAGGCCCCGGCGCTGATCCAGGAGCGGCATTACGTGACCGTCTTCTTCGCCGAGGCCCCCGGCATCGACCGGGGCATCCCCGTGCGCAAGAGCGGCGTCCGGGTCGGCGAGGTCTTCGGCTTCACCTTCACCGAGCCCCGGCAGCCCGACGGGGTGCTCGTCACCCTCTCGCTCGACCCCGAATACACGATCCGGACGGGGACCATCCCCCGGCTCGGCCGGGCGTTGATCGGCGACGTGGCCATCGACCTGCTGCCCGGCCCCGGCGACGGCACCGGCGCGATGGAGACCTTCGACTCCCCCGACGAGGCCGCCCGCCCCGACCACTGGGTCGACGGCCTGGTCGCCACCGACCCCTTCCTGCTGCTGACCGACGCCTCCAAGGTCTTCGAGCGGGCCGACAGCACGATGGTCGCCATCGAGGCCGCCGCCACCAACCTCTCGGCGATCGTCGGCAAGGCCGACTCGATCGACGAGTTCCTCGACACCTGGGGGGAGACCGGCCGGAGCATCGACGCGGTGGCCGACGACCTCGGCCGGGTCCTCCGCGAGAACGAGGCCGAGATCAAGCCGACGGTCGCCACCATCCGGAGCGTCGCCGAGAAGCTCGACGGCGCCTTCGACGACGCCACCACGGACCAGGTGAAGCAGACCCTCGCCCGGGTTGCCTCCGCCTCCGAGCGGCTCGACGCCATGCTCGCCGCCCTGGAGCCGGTCGCCGCCGAGTTAAAGTACGGCCCCGCCGATAAGCCCCGGACCAACCTCGGCCAGACCCTCCTCCGCGCCAACAAGATCGCCTACGACATCAGCGTCCTCACCGCCTACCTCCAGGACGGCAAGGGCCGCCTGAACACCCGGGGCACGCTCCAGCGCCTGGTGGCCGACCCCCAGCTCTACGAGGACGTCCGCCTCGTCGTCCGGGCCGCCGAGGCCACCGTCAACGACGCCCGGTCCGTCCTCCGCACCTTCGGCTCCTTCGCCGAGAAGATCTCCCGGGACCCCGGCCTCATCACCACCGGGGTCCTCAACGGCCGGTGAGGGCGATCCGGCGGAGGCCATCCTCGTGGCGGACCACTGGCGGGGCTACCGGCTGCTCGTCCTCGGCGGCCGACGATTCCGGTGGACCTGCTCCTTCAACGAGCCGCTCGACGTCCATTCTCGGGCGTACGCGGAGCATGGCGGTTCCTGGCCTCCGGACCGGTTGCTGGTCCGCCCCGAGGACGGCCCGCACCGGCTCCTCGCGGTCGAGTGGCCCGCCTGCCGGGGGCCGGTCGTGCGGCCGGCCCTGGTCCGTCGCTGCGTCGAGGAGGCGATCCGGAGGGGTTGGCCCGACTCGGGCGCCGCCCTGGTCCTGGATGGACCAGGCCCCGCCGAGGAGGCCGGGCCGTGACGCCGAACGCCCCGGCCTGGACCGGTCCCGGTTCGGGGCGATCCCGGATCAGTTCTCGATCAGCCGATCCATCTGGCTGTTGTTGACCGGCGCCGACTGCACCTCGCCCGAGAAGTCGGGGACGGGCATGGACGGGGCCTCTCGGGTCAGATTGGTGTAGGGCGTCACCTGGGTCATGGCCGAGCCGGTGGGGGCGCCCCCGGCGGCGTGGTGGCCGCCCATGCCGGTGTAGGGGATGAAGCGCTGGCCCCGGGTCACGAACGGGTTGTAATAGCTCGGCAGGAACATCGAGGGCGCCGGCACGGCCATGTAGCGGCGGAAGTAGTACGAGGTGGTCCGGTCCTCCCGGATCGGCAGCGAGGTGCCCGGGTCGTACCAGCCGTAGCCGTCCGGGGCGCCGTTGGGGAACCCCCAGCCGTCCCCGGGGCCCGGGGGCAGGATGAAGCCGCTGTCGTGGCCGTGCCCGTGAGCGTATCCGTATCCGTGCCCGTGGCCGGCGGGGATCCCCCCGTGGGCGATCGCCTGGCCGCCCGGGGAGAGGGCGGGCACGGTCGTGCCGACGACTGGGTGCGACGGGATCGGTGGCGGGGCGATCGTCCCGCCCCCCCCGTACGGCGGGCCCCCGGCGACGGTCAGGCCCAGGGCGATCGTCAGGCTCGCGATCATCGGCTCTCCTCCTCCGCTCGGCGTCGATCGATCGATCGGCCCGGATCCTCCGGGCCGAGACGGTCCCAACTTCCGAAGCATACCATCGGCCGACGCGCCGCCCCCCACCCTCCCGATCGCCCCGACCGCCCCGCCCTCGCTTCCGGTCGTGACGGCTGGCCGGTAAAATACGGTCGTGACGCCCGATCACCGACCGCCACCACCCGCA carries:
- a CDS encoding MlaD family protein; the protein is MNERVMQFRIGMFVIVTGMVLTMLIVWFEAPALIQERHYVTVFFAEAPGIDRGIPVRKSGVRVGEVFGFTFTEPRQPDGVLVTLSLDPEYTIRTGTIPRLGRALIGDVAIDLLPGPGDGTGAMETFDSPDEAARPDHWVDGLVATDPFLLLTDASKVFERADSTMVAIEAAATNLSAIVGKADSIDEFLDTWGETGRSIDAVADDLGRVLRENEAEIKPTVATIRSVAEKLDGAFDDATTDQVKQTLARVASASERLDAMLAALEPVAAELKYGPADKPRTNLGQTLLRANKIAYDISVLTAYLQDGKGRLNTRGTLQRLVADPQLYEDVRLVVRAAEATVNDARSVLRTFGSFAEKISRDPGLITTGVLNGR
- a CDS encoding PEP-CTERM sorting domain-containing protein, whose product is MSLSLRTPRTRRGLPLALALALLGLASTPSSASVLTFDDIALGPDGTANVFGLYEDPGSGFFLAGDFQARGAGATSSLTPETSEGSGMITTSLAPFGPGLVTLTHEDGLPFELVSIDLAREFQFNDPSAGVSFPEVTFTGILAGGGTVSQTFSVDQEGFFFRTFAFSGAFTGLAAVTWEQPAFGVPDPNNPGRILGLHQFDRIAVNVVPEPSSMGMVVLGALGVAAGLTRRRRPALAPARASG
- a CDS encoding ABC transporter ATP-binding protein; the encoded protein is MDAPQAAPAPGPAGPAEPPRPIVELAGIGMEFRQHPVLRGVSIAVPKGQTLCVIGESGCGKTVLLKLMIGLLRPTRGAVRFDDNDLGTLDTYELNQVRLRFGFLFQMAALFDSLSIYDNVAFGPREHRLYDESMLRRVVLERLREVGLPPGIEAKKPAELSGGQRKRVGLARALATDPEVMLYDEPTTGLDPIMSDVINELILQTQRTKHTTGIVVTHDMKTVTKVADRVVMLYPLSRLRPDEPQILFDGPPDALEDHPDPRVRQFVRGEAGERLSELRG